Proteins encoded together in one Pseudomonadota bacterium window:
- a CDS encoding lytic transglycosylase domain-containing protein, whose amino-acid sequence MFKALAGISVVTLAVSPAQAETAASAPSSYDYYASADTVDHNILSRTEEQRARDFFIALDARNWRRAQQLADAAQDDLLSPILRAELYLAAHSPRVELEPLITLLGEAPYIPQADQIGRLATRRGATQLGIDDARRRLSYRPGPPVRGKPRPVKGAKALHRHHAGTILDAIKNDNPDQAMAYFRSVEKDISEQSRTEWLQRIAWSYYIENQPAKAFDVAGQAVRGSGPWLADSYWVKGLAAWRLGHYAHAEYAFHRTGTFADNPELVSAGYYWASRAAMRAGQPHKVEPALRAAAQQKDALYSLLAREALGMSLAAPAGSAKLTRADREALEGSRNAKMAMALADIGRGSLADEIIRHEARRAHGVDHALLVKLAGHIGMPTLQAWLGHYAPANARLGDQAYFPTPSWTPVNGWKVDPALVYAHVWQESAFRTDAVSPANARGLMQLRPGTASDMARAYSLDISTADLTKPEANLALGQLYLQSLSKKPETQGLLPKVIAAYNAGTTPVSRWNEEIKDQDDPLLYIESIPYYETRAYVGIVLRNYWKYEAQAGISSQSAYGLTQGLWPRFPDKDAARIAGLDGEQDGGD is encoded by the coding sequence ATGTTCAAAGCACTGGCCGGAATTAGTGTCGTCACCCTTGCCGTAAGCCCGGCACAGGCCGAGACAGCGGCGAGCGCACCATCCAGCTACGACTATTATGCATCGGCCGATACCGTCGATCACAACATTCTGTCCCGGACTGAAGAACAGCGAGCCCGCGACTTTTTTATCGCGCTTGATGCCCGTAACTGGCGCCGCGCACAGCAGCTGGCCGATGCCGCGCAAGACGACCTGCTGTCACCGATATTGCGCGCCGAACTCTATCTCGCCGCGCATTCGCCGCGTGTCGAACTCGAACCGCTGATCACGCTGCTAGGCGAAGCGCCCTATATCCCGCAAGCTGATCAGATCGGTCGCCTCGCCACCCGACGCGGTGCGACGCAACTCGGCATCGACGATGCCCGCCGCCGCCTGTCCTATCGCCCCGGTCCGCCTGTGCGCGGCAAGCCGCGACCGGTAAAAGGCGCCAAGGCACTGCACCGGCATCATGCAGGTACCATTCTTGACGCGATCAAGAATGACAATCCCGATCAGGCCATGGCCTATTTCCGCTCTGTTGAAAAAGACATCAGCGAACAGAGCCGTACCGAATGGCTGCAGCGTATCGCATGGTCCTATTATATCGAGAATCAGCCGGCAAAGGCCTTTGATGTTGCCGGTCAGGCGGTGCGGGGTTCCGGCCCATGGCTCGCCGACAGCTACTGGGTCAAAGGCCTGGCGGCATGGCGCCTGGGTCATTACGCCCATGCCGAATATGCTTTTCACCGCACTGGCACCTTCGCCGATAACCCCGAACTGGTAAGCGCCGGCTATTATTGGGCTTCGCGCGCCGCCATGCGTGCGGGACAGCCGCACAAAGTCGAACCAGCACTGCGCGCCGCTGCCCAGCAAAAGGATGCGCTCTACAGCCTGTTGGCGCGTGAAGCGCTGGGCATGTCACTGGCGGCTCCAGCAGGATCGGCAAAACTTACCCGGGCCGACCGCGAGGCACTGGAGGGCAGCCGCAACGCCAAAATGGCGATGGCGCTGGCCGATATTGGCCGTGGCTCGCTTGCCGATGAAATCATCCGCCATGAAGCGCGCCGTGCCCATGGCGTCGATCATGCGCTGCTGGTCAAGCTCGCTGGTCATATTGGCATGCCAACGCTACAGGCATGGCTCGGCCATTATGCACCGGCCAATGCCCGTCTCGGCGACCAGGCCTATTTCCCGACGCCAAGCTGGACCCCGGTCAATGGCTGGAAAGTCGATCCGGCGCTGGTCTATGCCCATGTCTGGCAGGAATCGGCGTTTCGCACCGATGCCGTCAGCCCGGCCAATGCTCGCGGCCTGATGCAGCTGCGCCCCGGCACCGCATCCGACATGGCACGCGCCTACAGCCTTGACATCAGCACCGCCGACCTGACCAAGCCCGAGGCCAATCTGGCGCTGGGCCAGCTCTATCTCCAGTCGCTGAGCAAGAAACCCGAAACCCAGGGTCTTCTGCCCAAGGTCATCGCCGCCTATAATGCCGGCACCACCCCGGTGAGCCGCTGGAACGAGGAAATCAAGGACCAGGACGACCCGCTGCTCTATATCGAATCCATCCCCTATTATGAGACCCGCGCCTATGTCGGCATCGTGCTGCGCAATTACTGGAAATATGAGGCCCAGGCCGGCATTTCCTCTCA